Proteins encoded together in one Chelonoidis abingdonii isolate Lonesome George chromosome 1, CheloAbing_2.0, whole genome shotgun sequence window:
- the LOC116837662 gene encoding stromelysin-1-like: MLKMKSLSFQILLCVAFSYAFPAFPETEKKNEEDMQFAEKYLEKYYKLKTEAEPIFKMKNSKAITDKIREMQEFFGLKVTGELDSKTLEVMKQSRCGIPDVGQFRTFPGSPRWTKTDLKYRILNYTPDMEPADVNEAIEKAWNVWSSVTPLKFTRVYEGDADIMISFAAGFHGDFFSFDGVGGTLAHAYAPGEGIGGDAHFDEDEYWTKDLKGFNLFLVAAHEFGHSLGLQHSNVLGSLMYPSYLQTETRNYRLPQDDVEGIQTLYGPPTSTEPPASTPSKGTPTETSTTGICDPHVTFDAITTLRGEIIFFKDRFMWRKSPYFPGIEHDLISSFWPALPSGFQAAYEIDKKDQVFLFKGNQYWVISGYSVHPGFPRNIHTLGFPRYIKKIDAAVYDENTKKAYFFVDDKYWSYDEVTKSMEKGYPRRISVDFPRIGNQVDAAFQEKGHFYFFHGSKQYEIDTKSKKVIREMKSNSWFDCK, from the exons ATGTTGAAAATGAAGAGTCTTTCATTCCAGATCTTACTTTGTGTAGCATTTTCTTATGCTTTTCCAGCATTCCCAGAAACtgagaagaaaaatgaagaagACATGCAATTTGCTGAG AAATATCTGGAAAAGTACTATAAACTTAAAACAGAGGCAGAACCTATCTTTAAAATGAAGAACAGCAAAGCCATAACTGACAAAATCCGAGAAATGCAGGAATTCTTTGGGCTGAAAGTGACTGGGGAACTAGATTCCAAAACTTTGGAGGTGATGAAGCAGTCCAGGTGTGGAATACCGGATGTTGGTCAGTTCAGAACCTTTCCAGGGTCTCCTAGATGGACAAAAACAGATCTGAAATATAG GATTTTGAACTACACGCCAGATATGGaaccagctgatgtaaatgaagCGATTGAGAAGGCTTGGAACGTCTGGAGCAGTGTGACCCCACTGAAATTCACCAGAGTTTATGAAGGCGATGCAGATATAATGATCTCCTTTGCAGCTGGGT TTCATGGTGACTTCTTTTCCTTTGATGGAGTGGGTGGAACTCTTGCTCATGCCTATGCACCGGGCGAAGGTATTGGTGGAGATGCCCACTTTGATGAGGATGAATACTGGACAAAAGATTTGAAAG gATTCAACTTGTTCCTTGTTGCTGCTCATGAGTTTGGACACTCATTGGGTCTTCAGCATTCAAATGTCCTTGGCTCCTTGATGTATCCATCCTATCTGCAGACAGAGACCAGAAACTACAGGCTCCCTCAGGATGATGTTGAAGGCATTCAGACCCTATATG GACCCCCAACCTCTACTGAGCCACCAGCTTCCACACCATCTAAAGGAACACCCACAGAAACATCAACCACAGGCATCTGTGACCCTCACGTGACTTTTGATGCCATCACCACTCTCCGTGGGGAAATAATATTCTTTAAAGACAg GTTTATGTGGCGCAAGAGTCCTTATTTCCCAGGTATTGAGCATGatttaatttcttccttctgGCCAGCCCTGCCATCTGGCTTTCAAGCTGCttatgaaattgacaagaaggatcaagtgtttctttttaaag GCAACCAATACTGGGTTATCAGTGGATACTCTGTACATCCAGGTTTTCCTAGGAACATCCACACCCTGGGCTTTCCGAGATATATTAAGAAAATTGATGCCGCTGTTTATGACGAGAATACCAAAAAAGCGTACTTCTTTGTAGATGACAAGTATTGGAG TTATGACGAAGTCACCAAATCCATGGAAAAGGGTTATCCAAGACGCATATCAGTTGACTTTCCAAGAATTGGCAATCAGGTTGATGCTGCTTTTCAGGAAAAag gacatttctattttttccatGGCTCAAAGCAGTATGAGATAGACACCAAGTCCAAGAAAGTTATCCGTGAAATGAAGAGTAATAGTTGGTTTGATTGCAAATAA
- the LOC116837660 gene encoding LOW QUALITY PROTEIN: stromelysin-1-like (The sequence of the model RefSeq protein was modified relative to this genomic sequence to represent the inferred CDS: substituted 1 base at 1 genomic stop codon): protein MKNLLFLLLLCAASCAFPIDPKRKAEEDMKLVQKYLENYYSFKTDGKPVLRWKSNTPIVNKIKEMQEFIGLEVTGQLDSNTLEVMQKPRCGVPDVADFSTFAGQPKWGXKNLTYRILNYTPDMAQVDVDAAIKKAFTVWSNVIPLTFTRVDRGDADILISFAARVHNDFNPFDGPGGTVAHAYAPGNGIGGDAHFDEDEDWTKGSQGSNLFFVAAHEFGHSLGLFHSRHPDSLMYPVYRHFDSKTFRLHQDDINGIQYLYGPSSNPPEDPTESTVSIEPLEPTEPLPPNTCDPNLTFDAVTTFRGEIMFFKDKYFWRKHPTSREVDFNLISSFWSPLPSGLDAAYEFTDRDETFLFKGNEFWVVKGDTILSGYPKKIRDLGFPKGVKKIDAALYNAIKRKTYYFVSNKYWSYDERRQSMDKKPKLIKDEFPGINGKIDAVFQHKRFFYFFRGSRQFEFDPIAKKVTRVLKTNFWFPC from the exons ATGAAGAACCTTCTATTTCTGCTGTTACTATGTGCCGCATCTTGTGCTTTTCCTATAGATCCAAAAAGGAAAGCGGAAGAAGATATGAAGCTTGTTCAG AAGTATCTGGAAAATTACTACAGCTTTAAGACAGATGGGAAGCCTGTTTTAAGATGGAAAAGCAATACTCCCATAGTCAACAAAATCAAAGAAATGCAGGAATTCATTGGATTGGAGGTGACTGGGCAATTGGATTCTAACACTCTGGAGGTGATGCAGAAACCCCGGTGTGGAGTCCCTGATGTTGCTGATTTCTCCACCTTTGCAGGACAACCAAAATGGGGGTAAAAGAATCTAACATACAG GATTTTGAACTATACACCAGACATGGCCCAAGTTGATGTAGATGCAGCCATCAAGAAAGCTTTTACAGTCTGGAGCAATGTGATCCCATTGACATTTACCCGGGTTGACAGAGGCGATGCAGATATATTGATCTCCTTTGCAGCCAGAG TTCACAACGATTTCAATCCCTTTGATGGTCCTGGTGGGACGGTTGCTCATGCCTATGCACCTGGCAATGGTATTGGTGGAGATGCTCACTTTGATGAGGATGAAGACTGGACCAAAGGTTCACAGG GTTCCAACTTGTTTTTCGTGGCTGCGCATGAGTTTGGCCATTCACTGGGACTCTTCCATTCTAGACATCCTGATTCACTGATGTACCCAGTTTATAGACACTTTGATTCCAAGACTTTCCGTCTTCATCAGGATGATATTAATGGCATTCAATACCTCTATG GACCTTCATCTAATCCCCCTGAAGATCCAACAGAATCTACTGTCTCCATAGAACCATTGGAGCCAACAGAACCTCTACCACCAAACACTTGTGACCCTAATCTGACTTTTGATGCTGTCACCACTTTCCGTGGAGAAATAATGTTCTTCAAAGACAA GTACTTCTGGCGCAAACACCCTACAAGCAGAGAAGTTGACTTTAATTTAATATCTTCATTCTGGTCACCTCTGCCATCTGGCTTGGATGCTGCCTATGAATTTACAGACAGAGATGagacatttctttttaaag GAAATGAATTCTGGGTTGTCAAAGGAGATACTATACTGTCTGGTTACCCAAAGAAAATCCGTGATTTGGGCTTCCCTAAGGGTGTGAAGAAAATTGATGCAGCTCTTTATAatgcaattaaaagaaaaacatactaTTTCGTGTCTAACAAGTATTGGAG TTATGACGAAAGAAGACAGTCCATGGACAAGAAGCCAAAGCTGATAAAAGATGAATTTCCAGGAATTAATGGGAAGATTGATGCTGTTTTCCAGCATAAAA GGTTCTTCTATTTCTTTCGTGGATCACGGCAGTTTGAGTTTGATCCTATTGCCAAGAAAGTTACTCGTGTCCTAAAGACTAACTTCTGGTTTCCATGCTAA